In Pecten maximus chromosome 10, xPecMax1.1, whole genome shotgun sequence, one genomic interval encodes:
- the LOC117336203 gene encoding kinesin-II 95 kDa subunit-like, which yields MSKKSTSKKAETVRVVVRCRPMDQKEIKDGHERIVEMDVNRGVIMIKNPKGLSTEPPKDFTFDAVYDWDSKQTDLYEETFRDLVQSVIEGFNGTIFAYGQTGTGKTYTMQGDKNNAEKRGVIPNSFEHIFQHISRSENQQYLIRASYLEIYQEDIRDLLSKDHTRKLELKERPDTGVYVKDLSSFVTNSVKEIEQVMHKGNSNRAVGSTNMNEHSSRSHAIFIITIECSEIGADGENHIRVGRLNLVDLAGSERQSKTGATGDRLREATKINLSLSALCNVIAALVNDKSTHIPYRDAKLTRLLQDSLGGNAKTVMVANIGPASYNYDESLSTLRYANSAKNIKNKPKINEDPKDALLREFQEEIARLKADLNHKGGPKKRRKGKKIRRNADGEVVSGSDEESDDNDEGFTGNNSEDEAEYRREQESKLEEQKNAILSNQTMIQEEKDRILQEITDREEKLKKEQEARDGLAAKIKAMESKLLMGGKNIVDHTNEQQRALEQRRKEIADQKKLEREIQQKLEEKEESAVEMQDTYNSMQHEVEIKTKKLKKLFAKLQSTKAEIMDLQEEHSKERQELEQTQMELTRDLKLKMLIIENFIPVEDKTKVMSRAVYDEDEDMWKLKPLANKNTQTMAKRPTSALGNRRPVSEYARVAAAMGGNPRFKGENILMVELDMPNRTTRDYDGPQVAPRIQAALDAALQDEADIEIEGQTPSIFSTKAKNRKRDVKSARPRTGKRDASKEFPSSRGLVPK from the exons Atg TCTAAAAAAAGTACTTCTAAGAAGGCAGAGACCGTGAGAGTTGTGGTACGATGCCGTCCCATGGATCAGAAGGAAATCAAGGATGGACACGAAAG GATTGTGGAGATGGATGTTAACAGAGGAGTGATAATGATAAAGAATCCCAAGGGGTTATCAACAGAACCGCCTAAAGACTTCACATTTGATGCTGTATATGACTGGGA CTCCAAGCAGACAGACTTGTATGAAGAAACATTCCGTGATTTGGTTCAGTCAGTCATTGAAGGTTTTAATGGAACAATATTTGCATATGGACAAACCGGAACTGGAAAAACTTATACCATGCAGG GTGACAAGAATAATGCAGAGAAGAGAGGAGTGATTCCTAACTCTTTTGAACATATTTTCCAACACATTTCCCGATCTGAAAACCAGCAGTACCTTATCAGGGCTTCGTATCTTGAGATTTACCAG GAAGATATCAGAGATTTATTGTCCAAAGATCACACCCGTAAATTGGAGTTAAAGGAACGACCGGACACCGGAGTTTATGTTAAG GATTTATCGTCATTTGTAACTAACAGTGTGAAAGAGATAGAACAGGTGATGCACAAAGGAAACTCTAACCGAGCTGTAGG ATCCACCAACATGAATGAACACAGCTCGAGGTCTCATGCAATCTTCATTATCACCATAGAATGCAGTGAG ATTGGTGCTGATGGAGAAAACCACATCCGAGTGGGTCGACTCAACCTTGTGGATTTAGCTGGCAGTGAACGACAGTCCAAAACTGGAGCAACT GGAGACCGATTGCGGGAAGCAACAAAGATTAATTTATCCTTATCTGCTCTGTGTAATGTCATTGCTGCTCTCGTCAATGATAAAAGCACCCACATTCCATATCGTGACGCTAAACTTACAAGATTGTTACAAG ATTCACTTGGTGGGAATGCAAAAACTGTGATGGTAGCAAATATTGGTCCAGCAAGCTACAACTATGATGAATCCCTAAGTACTCTTAG aTATGCAAATAGTGCAAAAAACATCAAGAACAAACCCAAGATCAATGAAGATCCTAAGGATGCTTTACTACGAGAATTCCAGGAAGAAATTGCCAG ATTGAAGGCAGATTTAAACCATAAAGGTGGTCCTAAAAAACGTAGAAAAGGCAAGAAAATTAGACGTAATGCTGATG GGGAGGTTGTGAGTGGCTCAGATGAGGAAagtgatgataatgatgaagGTTTTACTGGGAATAACTCAGAGGATGAGGCCGAGTACAGACGAGAACAAGAATCTAAGTTAGAGGAGCAGAAAAATGCTATCCTCAgcaaccaaacaatgatacaGGAG GAAAAGGATAGAATACTGCAGGAAATAACAGACAGAGAGGAGAAACTGAAAAAAGAACAAGAAGCCAGAGATGGATTGGCAGCCAAGATTAAG GCCATGGAAAGCAAGCTTCTGATGGGTGGTAAGAACATTGTAGATCACACCAACGAACAGCAGCGTGCCTTGGAGCAGAGGAGGAAAGAAATAGCTGACCAGAAG AAACTAGAACGAGAAATCCAACAGAAGCTAGAGGAGAAAGAAGAATCTGCTGTGGAAATGCAGGACACTTATAATTCCATGCAACATGAagtagaaataaaaacaaagaaactgAAAAAG CTTTTTGCAAAACTGCAATCAACAAAAGCTGAGATCATGGACCTACAGGAGGAACATTCTAAAGAGCGCCAGGAACTAGAGCAGACCCAAATGGAGCTCACCAGGGATCTAAAGCTCAA AATGCTGATTATAGAGAACTTTATTCCAGTGGAGGACAAGACCAAGGTGATGAGCAGAGCTGTGTATGATGAGGATGAGGACATGTGGAAACTTAAACCTCTGGCTAACAAAAA CACACAAACTATGGCAAAAAGACCAACGTCAGCACTAGGAAACCGACGACCAGTGTCAGAATATGCCAGGGTGGCAGCGGCTATGGGAGGCAACCCAAGGTTCAAG GGTGAAAATATACTTATGGTCGAATTAGACATGCCTAATCGCACAACACGGGACTACGACGGACCACAAGTGGCACCACGGATACAAGCGGCTCTAGACGCAGCCCTTCAGGATGAGGCTGACATTGAAATAGAAGGACA AACTCCATCAATATTCAGCACCAAGGCCAAGAACAGAAAGAGGGATGTGAAAAGTGCTAG ACCAAGAACAGGCAAGAGAGATGCTTCAAAGGAGTTTCCATCTTCAAGAGGACTTGTGCCCAAGTAA